One genomic segment of Linepithema humile isolate Giens D197 chromosome 5, Lhum_UNIL_v1.0, whole genome shotgun sequence includes these proteins:
- the LOC105675445 gene encoding serine/threonine-protein phosphatase 4 regulatory subunit 1 isoform X7 yields MVGRILVEMFRAAVNNKITLVIELVMQQVQLIIDDNDALVRSDLVEQIPNIAIICHEAPHIFGDVFRNHFLGIIVKYLSDTDNQVRQMAQSALITVVKRELLDNNTIENEICPTIEHLSYMSADEHLRNANISLMCRLAPLIGSEITEKVFLRRYLDLCEDNDMMVRRTCATHFGEMCTAVGKGKLFNELIPTFVDLCGDGVWGVRKACVEVMMPVSCCSTPEFRRLLLADILAKHLNDDSKWVRISAFQILGPFISTFAKQFTEVTYNKNGELVYNSKQDNHLSIRYSYDGIFPMKGAFKNQISDMDENTKSSFYLPVRQVRACANAPKCITPQMEDLCEELSKNYVSKIMQKAKKRHGHFKDADDTEKYNPFLYYYIPPDVPLDDELTHAARQSAMNRNNAQKATEQDSAIEVNSSSSSSGISIPIANLSDEEDSNTDEHFDQLNSSRIMIDNQKEEEDNDEDDDEEDDDEDDDDDDDDDDDHPSSHRITGALNNRGRKEYSLLNWDSDILNRQKRWTKMIEMYNFSANKSNKPRNLSKDFDMKNNGQEIVPQELINYYVSMADPEQCVDMGAEIPHHCAFSFPAVALTLGKENWHYLKEAYQSLSSAKHWKVRRTLASSIHEIAMILGEELTATDLVPIYDGFIKDLDEVRIGVLKHLATFLQILKPADRCQYLPRLSDFLATDNEWNWRFREELAKQLLDIVTLYSPNDVAQSIAPLSLQLLVDKVAAVRNVALELITRIMIYLSTEDILVTSLIYELRETLVLSAKRWIHRQTYALLCAHLIRNDAITGSKFTKEMLPCLISLSCDRVPNIRLAVARTLATDVSAMGLDNLGVEAMEEVERILTKMRVDADRDVRVLAGGEEEIVILAYCSSDENNQVEQARNILF; encoded by the exons ATGCTTTGGTTCGATCAGACTTAGTGGAGCAGATTCCGAATATAGCCATTATCTGTCACGAGGCACCACATATCTTCGGGGATGTTTTTCGCAATCATTTTCTCGGTATtatcgtgaaatatttgaGCGATACGGACAACCAG GTACGACAAATGGCTCAAAGCGCGCTAATTACTGTTGTGAAGCGGGAACTTCTTGACAACAACACAATCGAGAATGAAATTTGTCCCACGATAGAACATTTGTCTTATATGTCGGCCGATGAACATCTTCGAAACGCTAACATCTCC CTCATGTGTAGACTGGCACCGCTGATTGGTAGCGAAATTACAGAAAAGGTCTTTTTGAGACGATACTTAGACCTATGCGAGGACAATGACATGATGGTGAGAAGAACTTGCGCTACACATTTTGGGGAAATGTGCACCGCTGTAGGGAAAGGAAAACTGTTTAACGAATTG ATTCCTACGTTTGTCGATTTGTGCGGCGATGGAGTGTGGGGTGTACGAAAAGCATGTGTCGAGGTGATGATGCCAGTTTCTTGCTGTTCGACACCTGAGTTCCGTCGATTGTTACTAGCAGACATATTGGCTAAGCATTTGAACGATGATTCAAAGTGGGTACGAATATCAGCTTTTCAAATACTCGGACCGTTTATATCGACCTTCGCCAAGCAGTTCACCGAAGTCACCTATAATAAAAACGGCGAGTTAGTGTACAATAGCAAACAGGATAATCATCTCAG cATACGTTACTCGTACGACGGAATCTTCCCTATGAAAGGCGCATTCAAAAATCAGATATCTGATATGGACGAAAATACGAAAAGCTCTTTTTATCTGCCTGTGAGACAAGTACGTGCATGCGCTAATGCTCCAAAATGCATCACTCCTCAAATGGAAGATTTGTGTGAAGAATTAAGTAAGAATTACGTAAGTAAG attATGCAAAAAGCGAAAAAGAGACATGGTCATTTCAAAGACGCGGACGATACGGAAAAATACAAtccgtttttatattattacatccCTCCGGATGTACCGTTGGATGACGAACTCACTCATGCTGCGAGGCAGTCGGCGATGAATCGTAATAACGCACAGAAAGCAACGGAACAGGATTCCGCGATCGAAGTGAATAGCTCGTCCAGCTCTTCCGGAATCTCCATTCCCATTGCGAATTTAAGTGATGAGGAAGACTCAAATACGGATGAACATTTCGATCAACTCAATTCAAGCCGAATAATGATCGATAATCAAAAAGAGGAGGAAGACAACGATGAAGATGACGATGAAGAAGATGATGACGAAgatgatgacgacgacgacgatgatgatgacgaCCATCCCTCATCACATCGCATAACAGGCGCGCTGAATAATAGAGGACGCAAGGAGTATTCCTTATTGAATTGGGATTCTGATATCTTGAATCGACAAAAAAGATGGACGAAAATGATCGAAATGTATAATTTCTCCGCGAACAAAAGTAATAAGCCTCGTAACTTGAGCAAGGACTTCGATATGAAGAACAATGGGCAGGAAATCGTGCCTCAGGAGCTAATCAATTATTACGTGTCGATGGCCGATCCAGAGCAATGCGTGGACATGGGCGCGGAAATTCCGCATCATTGTGCCTTCAGTTTTCCCGCGGTCGCGCTTACGCTGGGCAAGGAGAACTGGCATTACTTGAAGGAAGCTTATCAGTCGTTGTCCAGCGCGAAGCACTGGAAAGTCAGGCGTACACTGGCATCCAGCATCCATGAGATCGCCATGATTCTGGGCGAAGAACTCACTGCCACCGACCTCGTGCCGATCTACGACGGCTTCATCAAGGATCTGGACGAGGTCCGAATAGGTGTGCTCAAACACCTCGCGACCTTTCTACAAATACTCAAGCCCGCCGATCGCTGCCAATATTTGCCGAGGTTAAGTGATTTCCTCGCTACGGACAACGAGTGGAATTGGAGGTTCAGGGAGGAACTGGCTAAGCAGTTGCTTGACATTGTAACCCTGTACAGCCCAAACGATGTAGCGCAAAGCATCGCGCCGCTGTCTCTTCAATTGCTCGTAGACAAGGTTGCCGCCGTTAGAAACGTCGCGCTTGAACTG atcACGCGAATCATGATCTACTTGTCCACCGAAGACATTCTCGTTACGTCTCTCATTTACGAACTTCGAGAGACTCTAGTTTTAAGCGCTAAGAGATGGATACACCGACAAACTTACGCACTCTTGTGCGCGCACTTGATACGCAATGACGCGATCACGGGTAGTAAATTTACTAAGGAGATGTTACCATGTTTGATAAGTTTGTCGTGCGACAGAGTACCAAACATAAGACTGGCCGTAGCGAGAACTTTAGCGACGGATGTTAGTGCGATGGGCT tggACAACTTGGGCGTGGAAGCGATGGAAGAAGTGGAAAGAATACTCACCAAAATGCGGGTCGACGCCGACCGAGATGTGCGAGTATTGGCCGGAGGTGAGGAAGAAATAGTCATACTGGCTTATTGTTCCTCCGACGAGAATAACCAAGTCGAACAAGCAAGaaatatactattttaa
- the LOC105675445 gene encoding serine/threonine-protein phosphatase 4 regulatory subunit 1 isoform X8, whose translation MAQSALITVVKRELLDNNTIENEICPTIEHLSYMSADEHLRNANISLMCRLAPLIGSEITEKVFLRRYLDLCEDNDMMVRRTCATHFGEMCTAVGKGKLFNELIPTFVDLCGDGVWGVRKACVEVMMPVSCCSTPEFRRLLLADILAKHLNDDSKWVRISAFQILGPFISTFAKQFTEVTYNKNGELVYNSKQDNHLSIRYSYDGIFPMKGAFKNQISDMDENTKSSFYLPVRQVRACANAPKCITPQMEDLCEELSKNYVSKIMQKAKKRHGHFKDADDTEKYNPFLYYYIPPDVPLDDELTHAARQSAMNRNNAQKATEQDSAIEVNSSSSSSGISIPIANLSDEEDSNTDEHFDQLNSSRIMIDNQKEEEDNDEDDDEEDDDEDDDDDDDDDDDHPSSHRITGALNNRGRKEYSLLNWDSDILNRQKRWTKMIEMYNFSANKSNKPRNLSKDFDMKNNGQEIVPQELINYYVSMADPEQCVDMGAEIPHHCAFSFPAVALTLGKENWHYLKEAYQSLSSAKHWKVRRTLASSIHEIAMILGEELTATDLVPIYDGFIKDLDEVRIGVLKHLATFLQILKPADRCQYLPRLSDFLATDNEWNWRFREELAKQLLDIVTLYSPNDVAQSIAPLSLQLLVDKVAAVRNVALELITRIMIYLSTEDILVTSLIYELRETLVLSAKRWIHRQTYALLCAHLIRNDAITGSKFTKEMLPCLISLSCDRVPNIRLAVARTLATDVSAMGLDNLGVEAMEEVERILTKMRVDADRDVRVLAGGEEEIVILAYCSSDENNQVEQARNILF comes from the exons ATGGCTCAAAGCGCGCTAATTACTGTTGTGAAGCGGGAACTTCTTGACAACAACACAATCGAGAATGAAATTTGTCCCACGATAGAACATTTGTCTTATATGTCGGCCGATGAACATCTTCGAAACGCTAACATCTCC CTCATGTGTAGACTGGCACCGCTGATTGGTAGCGAAATTACAGAAAAGGTCTTTTTGAGACGATACTTAGACCTATGCGAGGACAATGACATGATGGTGAGAAGAACTTGCGCTACACATTTTGGGGAAATGTGCACCGCTGTAGGGAAAGGAAAACTGTTTAACGAATTG ATTCCTACGTTTGTCGATTTGTGCGGCGATGGAGTGTGGGGTGTACGAAAAGCATGTGTCGAGGTGATGATGCCAGTTTCTTGCTGTTCGACACCTGAGTTCCGTCGATTGTTACTAGCAGACATATTGGCTAAGCATTTGAACGATGATTCAAAGTGGGTACGAATATCAGCTTTTCAAATACTCGGACCGTTTATATCGACCTTCGCCAAGCAGTTCACCGAAGTCACCTATAATAAAAACGGCGAGTTAGTGTACAATAGCAAACAGGATAATCATCTCAG cATACGTTACTCGTACGACGGAATCTTCCCTATGAAAGGCGCATTCAAAAATCAGATATCTGATATGGACGAAAATACGAAAAGCTCTTTTTATCTGCCTGTGAGACAAGTACGTGCATGCGCTAATGCTCCAAAATGCATCACTCCTCAAATGGAAGATTTGTGTGAAGAATTAAGTAAGAATTACGTAAGTAAG attATGCAAAAAGCGAAAAAGAGACATGGTCATTTCAAAGACGCGGACGATACGGAAAAATACAAtccgtttttatattattacatccCTCCGGATGTACCGTTGGATGACGAACTCACTCATGCTGCGAGGCAGTCGGCGATGAATCGTAATAACGCACAGAAAGCAACGGAACAGGATTCCGCGATCGAAGTGAATAGCTCGTCCAGCTCTTCCGGAATCTCCATTCCCATTGCGAATTTAAGTGATGAGGAAGACTCAAATACGGATGAACATTTCGATCAACTCAATTCAAGCCGAATAATGATCGATAATCAAAAAGAGGAGGAAGACAACGATGAAGATGACGATGAAGAAGATGATGACGAAgatgatgacgacgacgacgatgatgatgacgaCCATCCCTCATCACATCGCATAACAGGCGCGCTGAATAATAGAGGACGCAAGGAGTATTCCTTATTGAATTGGGATTCTGATATCTTGAATCGACAAAAAAGATGGACGAAAATGATCGAAATGTATAATTTCTCCGCGAACAAAAGTAATAAGCCTCGTAACTTGAGCAAGGACTTCGATATGAAGAACAATGGGCAGGAAATCGTGCCTCAGGAGCTAATCAATTATTACGTGTCGATGGCCGATCCAGAGCAATGCGTGGACATGGGCGCGGAAATTCCGCATCATTGTGCCTTCAGTTTTCCCGCGGTCGCGCTTACGCTGGGCAAGGAGAACTGGCATTACTTGAAGGAAGCTTATCAGTCGTTGTCCAGCGCGAAGCACTGGAAAGTCAGGCGTACACTGGCATCCAGCATCCATGAGATCGCCATGATTCTGGGCGAAGAACTCACTGCCACCGACCTCGTGCCGATCTACGACGGCTTCATCAAGGATCTGGACGAGGTCCGAATAGGTGTGCTCAAACACCTCGCGACCTTTCTACAAATACTCAAGCCCGCCGATCGCTGCCAATATTTGCCGAGGTTAAGTGATTTCCTCGCTACGGACAACGAGTGGAATTGGAGGTTCAGGGAGGAACTGGCTAAGCAGTTGCTTGACATTGTAACCCTGTACAGCCCAAACGATGTAGCGCAAAGCATCGCGCCGCTGTCTCTTCAATTGCTCGTAGACAAGGTTGCCGCCGTTAGAAACGTCGCGCTTGAACTG atcACGCGAATCATGATCTACTTGTCCACCGAAGACATTCTCGTTACGTCTCTCATTTACGAACTTCGAGAGACTCTAGTTTTAAGCGCTAAGAGATGGATACACCGACAAACTTACGCACTCTTGTGCGCGCACTTGATACGCAATGACGCGATCACGGGTAGTAAATTTACTAAGGAGATGTTACCATGTTTGATAAGTTTGTCGTGCGACAGAGTACCAAACATAAGACTGGCCGTAGCGAGAACTTTAGCGACGGATGTTAGTGCGATGGGCT tggACAACTTGGGCGTGGAAGCGATGGAAGAAGTGGAAAGAATACTCACCAAAATGCGGGTCGACGCCGACCGAGATGTGCGAGTATTGGCCGGAGGTGAGGAAGAAATAGTCATACTGGCTTATTGTTCCTCCGACGAGAATAACCAAGTCGAACAAGCAAGaaatatactattttaa